The Vibrio gallaecicus genome contains a region encoding:
- the fdhD gene encoding formate dehydrogenase accessory sulfurtransferase FdhD, which translates to MSKPNIIKTSENPFQTIEVEVFDEYGERLTKQIACERPLTVMLNWKEIVTLMTLGSRPEALVLGYLKNQSFLSDPEAVESIIIDWETNSAAVITKEDTSQLEKALKKKTVTSGCGQGTMYGNVMQQLENYQVPQSPIKQSEIYTALEALTHYNDTYKKAGAVHGCAVCKGDQVLSFVEDVGRHNAVDTLAGEMWLNGENGADKIFYTTGRLTSEMVIKVAQMGIPVLLSRSGVTQMGLDLAQKFGITTIARAKGLRFQVFTGASKMTFDVKGSEAG; encoded by the coding sequence GTGTCAAAACCTAATATAATAAAAACCAGTGAAAACCCTTTTCAGACAATCGAAGTGGAAGTGTTTGATGAGTACGGCGAAAGATTAACGAAACAAATTGCTTGTGAGAGACCCCTCACCGTAATGCTTAACTGGAAAGAAATCGTAACTTTAATGACATTAGGTTCTCGCCCTGAAGCTCTTGTACTTGGGTACCTTAAAAATCAAAGTTTCTTATCAGATCCAGAGGCTGTGGAATCCATCATCATTGACTGGGAAACCAACTCAGCAGCGGTGATTACCAAAGAAGACACAAGCCAATTAGAAAAAGCGCTCAAGAAGAAAACCGTTACCTCTGGCTGTGGGCAAGGCACCATGTATGGCAACGTGATGCAACAATTAGAAAATTACCAAGTGCCACAATCTCCGATTAAACAATCTGAGATCTATACTGCACTTGAAGCTCTAACTCACTACAACGACACCTATAAAAAAGCAGGTGCAGTTCATGGTTGTGCGGTATGTAAAGGTGACCAAGTATTATCATTTGTTGAAGATGTAGGTCGCCACAATGCTGTCGATACCTTAGCGGGTGAAATGTGGCTTAATGGTGAGAATGGCGCTGATAAAATATTTTATACAACAGGTCGCTTAACATCAGAAATGGTAATCAAAGTCGCACAGATGGGCATCCCTGTTTTACTGTCTCGATCTGGTGTAACTCAGATGGGATTAGACTTAGCTCAAAAGTTTGGTATTACGACAATAGCTAGAGCTAAAGGTCTACGTTTTCAAGTCTTTACCGGCGCAAGCAAAATGACGTTTGATGTAAAAGGCTCAGAAGCTGGATAA
- a CDS encoding DUF3305 domain-containing protein, with product MEEKGKQMNSAEKELNVTELKSDSCWPLACDLREHEVKTGLWTTMQWHLEGFNLMPTTESPNQMILDLHRDERTDYRFNLSSQNPKLFLVIDSLDDDVDLNLVTITASQSVAGQYMDGDYLVLSAEMPLPIQAWMEAYIGRHGELLEVRRKKRKGAGRSSGQ from the coding sequence ATGGAAGAGAAAGGAAAGCAGATGAACAGTGCGGAAAAAGAATTGAATGTGACTGAACTGAAGAGCGACTCGTGCTGGCCTTTAGCCTGTGATTTAAGGGAACATGAAGTAAAAACGGGTTTATGGACAACGATGCAATGGCACTTGGAAGGCTTTAATTTAATGCCTACTACAGAGTCTCCAAATCAGATGATTCTAGATCTTCACCGAGACGAGCGTACTGACTATCGATTTAACCTGAGTTCACAAAATCCTAAGCTATTTTTAGTAATTGATAGCCTAGATGATGACGTAGACCTCAACTTAGTCACTATAACCGCTTCACAGAGCGTTGCAGGGCAGTATATGGATGGAGACTACCTAGTACTCTCTGCTGAAATGCCATTACCAATTCAAGCATGGATGGAAGCTTACATAGGCAGGCATGGTGAACTGTTAGAAGTAAGACGTAAGAAACGCAAAGGTGCGGGGCGTTCAAGTGGTCAATAA